The Hevea brasiliensis isolate MT/VB/25A 57/8 chromosome 1, ASM3005281v1, whole genome shotgun sequence genome has a window encoding:
- the LOC110651260 gene encoding pentatricopeptide repeat-containing protein At2g21090, whose protein sequence is MLSLSSPKPSTFSKFHSSRRKQLSTRLPCIVKSLLNLTTQSQLAQAISSLELLSRKGIRLPCQTLAYLIQRCANSKSLKLGKRIHLHLKLTGFKRPNAFLANNLINMYMKCGDYVGAYKVFDEMPMRNLYSWNNMLSGYAKLGKIKPARKLFDKMPEKDVVSWNTMVIAYAQSGFCNEALRFYRELRNLGIGYNEYSFAGLLNVCVKFKELELTRQAHGQVLVAGFLSNLVISSSVVHAYAKCREISDARLLFDEMNVRDILAWTTLVSGYAQLGDMEAANELFDLMPKKNPVSWTALIAGYAKHGLGHKALELFTKMMMLHISPDQFTFSSCLCACASIASLNHGKQIHGYLIRTNFSPNTIVVSSLIDMYSKCGSMGIARLVFDLVGNKRDVVLWNTMISALAQHGHGEEAIRLFDDMVRLRMKPDGITMVVILNACSHSGLVQEGLRLFDSMTSCHGVVPNQEHYACLIDLLGRAGHFDMLMNQLEKMPCKPNDRIWNALVGVCRIHGNVELGRKAAEKLIELKPQSSAAYVLLSSIYAAHGRWESVEKVRQLMNERRVRKERALSWIDIENKVHSFTVSDQLHPLKEVIYSILEQLADHIEEEEVASFNNE, encoded by the coding sequence ATGCTCTCTCTCTCTTCGCCGAAGCCCTCCACTTTCTCGAAATTTCACTCCTCTCGCAGAAAGCAGCTCTCCACAAGGCTTCCCTGCATAGTTAAATCCCTTCTTAATTTGACCACTCAAAGCCAACTCGCACAAGCAATCTCCTCTCTTGAGCTGTTGTCACGCAAAGGCATACGCTTGCCATGTCAGACACTAGCTTACCTTATCCAACGGTGTGCAAATTCCAAATCGCTCAAGTTGGGCAAAAGGATCCATCTACATTTGAAGTTAACCGGATTTAAAAGACCCAATGCGTTTTTGGCTAATAACCTGATCAATATGTATATGAAATGCGGTGATTATGTAGGCGCATACAAGGTGTTTGATGAGATGCCTATGAGGAATTTGTACTCCTGGAATAATATGCTTTCTGGGTATGCTAAATTGGGCAAAATAAAGCCGGCTAGGAAGTTGTTTGATAAAATGCCCGAGAAAGATGTTGTGTCCTGGAATACAATGGTGATTGCCTATGCGCAGAGTGGGTTTTGCAACGAGGCTCTGAGGTTTTACAGGGAGTTGAGGAATTTGGGGATAGGGTACAATGAGTATAGTTTTGCAGGTCTGTTGAACGTTTGTGTCAAATTCAAGGAATTGGAGCTTACTAGGCAGGCTCATGGGCAGGTTTTGGTTGCTGGATTTTTATCGAATTTGGTGATTTCCAGTTCAGTTGTCCATGCCTATGCAAAATGCAGGGAGATAAGTGATGCCAGGTTGCTGTTTGACGAGATGAATGTGAGGGATATTCTTGCTTGGACAACATTGGTCTCAGGGTATGCCCAGTTGGGTGATATGGAGGCAGCtaatgaattatttgatttgatgCCCAAAAAGAATCCTGTTTCATGGACAGCTTTGATTGCAGGGTATGCTAAGCATGGTTTAGGTCACAAGGCACTTGAGTTGTTTACAAAGATGATGATGCTTCATATTAGCCCCGATCAATTTACTTTTAGTAGTTGTCTTTGTGCTTGTGCTAGTATAGCTTCACTTAATCATGGTAAACAAATACATGGTTATTTGATACGCACCAATTTCAGCCCTAATACAATTGTGGTGAGCTCTCTTATTGACATGTATTCAAAGTGCGGAAGTATGGGAATTGCGAGGTTAGTTTTTGACCTTGTGGGTAATAAACGGGATGTTGTCTTGTGGAATACTATGATTTCTGCCTTGGCGCAGCATGGTCATGGTGAAGAGGCTATTCGATTGTTTGATGACATGGTTAGATTACGCATGAAGCCAGATGGGATAACGATGGTTGTCATTCTCAATGCATGTAGTCATTCCGGTCTTGTGCAGGAAGGGCTTAGGTTATTTGATTCCATGACTTCTTGTCATGGTGTTGTTCCCAATCAGGAACATTATGCATGCTTGATTGATCTTCTAGGCCGTGCAGGACATTTTGATATGTTGATGAATCAACTTGAAAAAATGCCATGTAAGCCAAATGATCGAATTTGGAATGCCCTAGTTGGTGTTTGCAGAATCCATGGAAATGTAGAACTGGGAAGAAAAGCAGCAGAAAAACTTATAGAATTGAAGCCTCAATCCTCTGCAGCCTATGTGTTACTATCTAGTATATATGCTGCACATGGGAGGTGGGAATCGGTTGAGAAGGTGAGACAGCTTATGAATGAGAGACGAGTAAGAAAGGAGCGAGCCCTTAGTTGGATAGATATTGAAAACAAGGTGCACTCTTTTACCGTATCAGATCAGTTGCACCCTTTGAAAGAAGTAATATATTCAATCTTGGAACAATTAGCTGACCacatagaagaagaagaagttgcaTCATTTAATAATGAGTGA
- the LOC110651258 gene encoding ABC transporter E family member 2, translating into MADRLTRIAIVSSDRCKPKKCRQECKKSCPVVKTGKLCIEVTPASKIAFISEELCIGCGICVKKCPFEAIQIINLPKDLDKDTTHRYGPNTFKLHRLPVPRPGQVLGLVGTNGIGKSTALKVLAGKLKPNLGRFNNPPDWQEILTYFRGSELQNYFTRILEDNLKAIIKPQYVDHIPKAVQGNVGQVLDQKDEREMKAELCDDLELNQVIDRNVGDLSGGELQRFAIAVVAIQNAEIYMFDEPSSYLDVKQRLKAAQVIRSLLRPNSYVIVVEHDLSVLDYLSDFICCLYGKPGAYGVVTLPFSVREGINIFLAGFVPTENLRFRDESLTFKVAETPQESAEEIETYARYKYPTMTKTQGNFKLRVIEGEFTDSQIIVMLGENGTGKTTFIRMLAGLLKPDSVEDSDVEIPEFNVSYKPQKISPKFQSTVRHLLHQKIRDSYTHPQFVSDVMKPLLIEQLMDQEVVNLSGGELQRVALCLCLGKPADIYLIDEPSAYLDSEQRIVASKVIKRFILHAKKTAFVVEHDFIMATYLADRVIVYEGRPSVDCAANSPQSLLTGMNLFLSHLDITFRRDPTNYRPRINKLDSTKDREQKAAGSYYYLDD; encoded by the exons ATAGATGCAAGCCCAAGAAGTGCCGTCAAGAATGCAAAAAGAGTTGCCCTGTTGTCAAAACtg GGAAATTGTGTATTGAGGTTACTCCTGCATCTAAGATAGCATTCATCTCTGAGGAGTTGTGCATTGGATGTGGCATTTGTGTTAAG AAATGCCCATTTGAAGCAATTCAGATCATCAACTTGCCAAAGGATTTGGATAAAGATACAACTCACCGTTATGGTCCCAACACATTTAAATTGCACAG GTTACCCGTCCCTAGGCCTGGGCAAGTTCTTGGATTGGTTGGAACAAATGGCATTGGGAAGTCCACTGCCCTCAAAGTTTTGGCTGGCAAGCTGAAGCCAAATTTGGGCCGTTTCAAT aATCCTCCAGATTGGCAGGAAATCTTGACCTACTTTCGAGGATCGGAATTGCAGAATTATTTTACCCGTATCCTGGAAGATAATTTGAAG GCCATCATAAAACCTCAGTATGTTGATCACATTCCTAAAGCAGTCCAAGGCAATGTAGGGCAGGTGCTTGACCAAAAAGatgagagagagatgaaagcagaaCTTTGTGATGATCTTGAGCTGAACCAGGTTATAGATCGTAATGTGGGGGATTTGTCGGGTGGAGAGCTACAGCGTTTTGCTATTGCTGTCGTTGCAATACAGAATGCAGAGATATATATGTTTGATGAACCTTCAAGTTATCTTGATGTCAAACAGAGGCTTAAAGCTGCCCAAGTTATCAGATCTTTGCTCAGACCTAATAG CTATGTAATTGTAGTGGAGCATGACCTTAGTGTCCTCGATTATTTATCAGACTTCATTTGCTGCTTATACGGGAAACCTGGTGCATATGGAGTTGTAACCCTTCCCTTCTCTGTTAGGGAAggaattaatatatttttggctGGATTTGTTCCTACAGAAAACCTTCGATTCCGGGATGAGTCGTTAACCTTCAAG GTTGCTGAGACTCCACAGGAGAGTGCTGAGGAGATTGAAACATATGCACGATACAAATATCCAACCATGACTAAAACTCAGGGCAACTTCAAGCTTCGTGTGATTGAGGGTGAATTTACAGATTCTCAGATAATTGTGATGTTGGGCGAGAATGGGACCGGAAAGACGACATTTATTCGTATGCTG GCTGGCTTATTAAAACCTGATAGTGTCGAAGATTCCGATGTGGAGATACCTGAGTTTAATGTTTCTTACAAGCCCCAGAAGATCAGTCCTAAGTTTCAATCTACTGTTAGACACTTGCTACATCAAAAAATTCGTGATTCTTATACACATCCTCAGTTTGTGTCAGATGTCATGAAACCGCTTCTTATAGAACAACTAATGGATCAAGAAGTAGTGAATCTGTCTGGTGGGGAGTTGCAAAGAGTTGCTTTGTGCCTCTGCCTTGGGAAG CCTGCAGATATTTATCTAATCGATGAGCCAAGTGCTTATCTAGATTCTGAGCAGCGAATTGTTGCTTCAAAAGTCATAAAGAGGTTTATCCTTCACGCGAAGAAAACAGCATTCGTGGTGGAGCATGATTTTATAATGGCAACTTACCTTGCTGATAGAGTTATTGTATATGAGGGGAGGCCATCTGTGGATTGTGCAGCAAATTCGCCTCAGTCATTGTTGACTGGAATGAATCTCTTCTTATCA CATCTAGATATCACTTTTAGGCGGGACCCAACCAATTATCGACCAAGAATCAATAAATTGGACTCTACCAAGGATAGAGAGCAGAAGGCGGCTGGGTCATATTATTACCTGGATGATTGA